The Silene latifolia isolate original U9 population chromosome Y, ASM4854445v1, whole genome shotgun sequence sequence AAGGTTGTAAATACAAAGAAGGACAGGCCACGTGCTATGCTGACTACTTAAAGTAGAGAAAGGGTTCATTACATCTGTGCAAAGGCCCAAGCGCAAATTTCTAGAATCCTTGCCAAATTCTGAAAACATTCTATCAATTGTTCTCCATTGAGGCGCATCAACAGGATGTCTGAGGTTGCCATCTTTTTTTCTCATTTCTGAATGCCACCTTAACTTCTTAGCTTCATTTTCATTAGCAAAAATGCGCTTAAATCTTGGTATTATAGGTAAATACCACACCACCTTTGCTGGAGAACCTTTCTTTGCATAGCCTTTCTTTTTCTCACAACTGTCATCCTTGTCCTTCACCCGATATCGTGATGTCCCACACTTTGGACATTTATGcaaatccttgtattttttacggTACAAAATACAATCATTCGGACATGCATGAATTTTTTCATAGTCACAACCTATTGGACACATAACTTTCTTGGCTTCATAAGTAGATTTTGGAAGAACGTGACCTTCGGAAAGCATGTCATCTAAGAGTTCTAACAAGGCTGTGAAACTCGTATCGCTCCACCTATTTTCCACTTTTAAAGACATTAAATTCATTACAGCAGATAAACGGGTGAATTTATCACAATTAAGATACAAAGGTTTCTCCGCATCACTTAGCAACCTCTCCAAAACACGTGGCTCGTCCTCAAAATTAACTTGCACGTCATCAATCAAGCTATCTATTCGGTCCCTTTCaatatcatcatcattaacatattcTCGTGTCTCTTGTCTACCTATTTCTATTCCAGAAATACCTATGGGTTCACCATGAAATATCCAACGTGTATAATCTTTTACAAATCCACGTAAAACTAAATGATCCACATAAACATCGGGAGTTAACACTTTTTCCAAATTTTCACAATCAATACAAGGGCATAATATGCGTGTCTCTCCTTTTCTAAGTGCATTCTCCACAGCACATCTCACAAATTTCTCTTTCACCAAATTCCGAAATTCAAGAGTTGAACGTTTCATATTATACATCCAACTTCGATCTATGGCTAGAAAAACTTCGATCTATGGCTAGAAAAACTGTACCTAGAATTAATTAAAGAAACATATCAATAGGAAAGGGGATAATAATGTCACATAACATATTTTGTGTTGGTAGGGAACGTTCACTACTACTATTATAAAACTCGTCAGCATCAAAATGCCTTTTTTTAATCACATGGCCTGGTTTAATATCTTCGTCTTAATTGACAAAAACTCTAACTTTTGAAAGAAAAAGATTTATTTGAAGAAGAATTAAAGAATATAAGTTCCCAAAGACGATGAAGCTAATGTTGATGGATTTGTACTTGGTCCATAGCAACATCAattccggaaaaaaaaaatttggtcgAGCCAACCCAAGTCCCGCGTTCCAAACATGAAACTTTGGTTTCATTCGGCTCACCGAGCATAAGCGACCGGACGAAATGAGTCTCCGACCAAAACTAACGAACCAAATGAACCAGAGAGTCCTTTTCAGAACTAAAATAATGAAGTGTTTGAATCCCCGAATTAAAATATTCAATTAGTGTGATTAAAGAAAACCAGAGCCCCTAATCCcaaacataattaaaaaaaaaactaattccTAGAACATTATAAAAATGCCAACTTAACATTTACAATGTGCATATTACACATATTTTGATGATTTAAGAACAATCAACTAAATACATCAGAGTATAAGTCACATGCTTTCACAACTAATTGCCCTATATTTTAAATTGAAAAGCTGTATAACTCTAAACTAAAGCGAGTACAATAagaaaacaacaacaaattaatttATCATTTCAGTTAAATAGTCAGATTCACCAAAATACCAGACACAAAGGCAATTGCAAAAATCTGATTTAAGGGTTGACTAATGGACGactatacgtagatgacatgagcACATACAGTTGTATCAGCGGCCATGAAATGGCGTAAGTTGGTGACTTTCTAGACAACTTATAGTACAAATAAACTTCCGAGTCAACTTTGAAGGTGCATAATTCTACTTCCTATCACCTATGTTACTATTCCAGAAACATGGACTCTATTTTCCCTTCACAATAGAATCTTCTTATAACAAAATTTGCAACAAATGATGTAAACCACGCCTCAAAAACTTAGGAAAGAATTAATTAAAGCGATTGAAACATGATTTATATGATTAAGCTGTTCTAATTTCAATCAATTAcacaaataaattcaaattagaCGCCGACACTATGACTTTTAGCAGAGAAATTCCACCTACAACATTCCAATTCAATGAATACACCATGTaggtataaaataacaatattcCGACAAAATAACATTGCAAAAGCACAGATTTTGGCCTACTTGAGTATTGCGAGTTTGCGACTACAGAAGAAGACCAATTGTAACATCGTACAACAGGCGCGAAACAAAAATAAGCTGACTCTAAATTGAAAAGAAAACCCCTAAATTTTACTAACCCTAAATTAAATTAATAAGCAAAAATTAAATAACTATATAAAAGAATTTATTTGTTCAGAAAAAATACCCTAAATTTACTTTGAGTGAGGCGGTGGTGGTGCTGTCGTTGTGAGCGGAGTGAGATTACTGGTGTTTGCGACAAGCGGTATGATGAGTTGTTCAGGAATTGAAGAATCGATTTTGTttaattttctcttttttttgaaGGGAGAATGAATTGTTTACTGATATGAGAGGAAGTTGTATATTAGAGTTAAGAGTTTTATGAATTGTTTAATGGTATGAGAGGAATTTTTTATTAAGAAATATAATAAGGCATAGATAAATtggactaatattattagaataaGGCACTATAAAAGTGCAGCGCCAAAATTTTACGAGCTTAGCGCCaataattcattttataaatgGCTACGGTCTTTAATAGCCGTTGTCTTTTAGTGTATATAAAAGATTTTTAGCTACGGTTTCGAAGTTGAACCGAAGCTTTTTCTTTCTTAGTGCACATTTGGCTACGGTTCTTTGCAACAACCGTGGCCTTTTATAATAGGCTACGGCTATTTTTAGTGACCGTAGCCTTACGTACTAGCCTATTGTCACTTTTGTACTAGTCCGTCCttaagttgtatcttgtttgcagacaaaggctcgccagccatatgcgttgtaaggctcgccagccatctatggtcgaatgatcgactgtggaaaatagcatgtgtgacatccatttaaaaatcggcactcgctagGGAGTtggaaacttctcaggactcgccggggatatgagttgccgctctttgggaggtagcgtatgccatatAATTGAcgcggttaaagcccttggacttcaCGGGTCGGCATTtattgggaagaacccagtactcagttggagtgcgtTTTTCATCTCAATATTATctacatggttagtgaccacacaaatccgcagtcgcatagacaagcatgtagcatgcaagcatataagcacgtacacacataagcatgtgagcagttggCATATAaacaactagcatgtaatatctcacacgagaggagatagaagttttgaaagttgtgaagtTTAATATTGAGTCTTCTTACTCttagatccgtgatttgatagattggagacacgtgaccgttacgACATTAACGCACACGGATGTATACTGACAAACTGACAATAGGCGGTCGTGGATGCGACACAAACTCAGTAGCGACACGACACATGGgttactttgacagactttgccaatctaagtgcaactccttagccaaCAGAGGGTGATAACGCGCATCAGATTCTTGGGGTAGAAGgcccgctcggctggggaacgcgaattgattatcttctttagacatctttgcctccgtttgcttgtttcAGATCCCTTCTCAGGGTATGAtaattcggagagcggaaccaagaccttgtcatcgtccgaaccgagcactaggctatgggtgtaaaggatgggtggcgtcttgaaagagaagcccccatagtgagaaggtgggaatttgacaaaacaaggaatgggcgacgtcttatggaagaagcccccagtaaagaggtatgagattaattttctgcagctgggtgggctggttttgaggattgatgttaatGGTCGAGATTGAAATGGGTATGCGGTTGCGTCCTTGTTgggggattgcctacgtattcgcgtgtttgcgaaatcaaaccagattgtagttctgagctgtgtgtgcaatgggttgcaaattgaaggtttgaaaattgaatgtgtgtgggggtgtggttgtgtcctcataataggattgcctacatattcgcgtgtttgcaaaatcaaaccagatcgtagttctgcatgtgtgtgcctaagcgagttgttaggacatTAGAGTGATTTTGAggggtatggttgtgtccttgaaggactgcctacgtattcacgtgatgtgaaatcaaaccagatcgtagttctgaatgtgtgtgcctaagcgagttgttaggaccttaaagtgtgaagGTGGTGACTCTAAAAATTGGTTTGAGAGAATTCtcctcgatcatgaatcgaagaggtgtaatttgtgaaaatgttccttatcatgtgagcacactaaaaagtggaccctaagggtag is a genomic window containing:
- the LOC141631031 gene encoding uncharacterized protein LOC141631031, producing MKRSTLEFRNLVKEKFVRCAVENALRKGETRILCPCIDCENLEKVLTPDVYVDHLVLRGFVKDYTRWIFHGEPIGISGIEIGRQETREYVNDDDIERDRIDSLIDDVQVNFEDEPRVLERLLSDAEKPLYLNCDKFTRLSAVMNLMSLKVENRWSDTSFTALLELLDDMLSEGHVLPKSTYEAKKVMCPIGCDYEKIHACPNDCILYRKKYKDLHKCPKCGTSRYRVKDKDDSCEKKKGYAKKGSPAKVVWYLPIIPRFKRIFANENEAKKLRWHSEMRKKDGNLRHPVDAPQWRTIDRMFSEFGKDSRNLRLGLCTDVMNPFSTLSSQHSTWPVLLCIYNLPPYLCMKRKYLMLSLLIQRPKQPRNDIDVYLEPLIDDLKLLWDEGVMVYDAVEKVDFKLNAMLLCTINDFPAYGNLSGYSVKGKKACPICDEGTVCPWLTYSGKNVYTHYRRFLRRNHPCRKMKKAFNGMVENKMAPIPLEADEVFKQVKDINVIYGKPNRFLKNAKYKKSIFWDLPYWQHLPVRHCIDIMHVEKNVAESLIGTLLNIPGKTKDGYKARKDIEEMGIRKELAPHENGKRAYLPPACYTLSKKEKTIVCECIRGIKVPHGYSSNMKILSCFNEGFEVDWSKIS